In the Candidatus Zymogenaceae bacterium genome, CGGAATAGGAGAGGTCCTCAACGGCCACGGCGTCTATCACATCGAGATACTCATCGGCATTCACCACCAGGTACGGGGCGTTCTGGGGCACCACGAGAAAATCCGGGTTTTTTCCCCTTGCGTACGCCCGGATCTCCCCGATGAAGCGCACCATCTCTTCCGCGGTGTTCAATCGCAAGTCTTCCGCGCGGCCCGCCACCAACTCATTGTCGTAGGCCTCCACCCAGTCCAGGTATATGCCGTCGAATCCGAGCTCAATGATCCGATCCAGGACGCTTCCGGCGCCGTATATCACAATTTCCTTCCACCGAAAATCCCAGTACGCCACCGGGTAGTTGCCGGCCCAGCCGTCCGGGTCCCGGCCCACCATGAAATCCGGCGTGCCGCCTCGAAAAAAGGTGGGGGGAGTCCAGTCGTCGGCGAAGTAGCTTCGCCACTCCTCCGCCTGACCGATATCCACATACGCCAGCACCACACTGCGATATCCGGGGAGGGATGCGAGGGTCGATTTGAGACGATCTACCATCCCCCGGGCGTCGAAGCCCGCGTATTCATCCATGGTCGCCATCGGCTCCACCACCACCATGTCAAATCCGGCCGCCGCGAGACGCCCCAATCTTTCCGGATATTCGAGCCCCTGAAGCTGATAGCCCCAGCTCTTCACCTCATGAAGGGGTATGGGAGGCGTCTCCTGGGCGGGGGCGGGTCCGGCGCACACTGCACAGAGCAACCCACATACCATCACACTACGGGCGGCTTGTTTCATTCCACACCTCCACGATTTTGGTGTACTCTTTCCATCCCGTCTTGACATCGGGCGTCTTCCTGTGTCATAACCGTATGTACACAGTATAGACCACTTCTTGGGCGATGAGGAACGGTTTTTTTCCAATCGTCAGCACACACATCGGGGGGATATCATGCCGGGGAAATTTCTTAGGACGCTTCTGGTGCTTGTAACCATCACTGCCGCATCGGCGCTCTCGCCGGCCGCCCGGGCCCTGGATCCGGATACCGTCATGGCCCGGCACATCAGCGCCCTGGGGGGACGGGGCGTCGTCTGGTCCATCGACGACTTCACCATCACCCTGGAAGGAATATACATGGGATTCCCTGCGACGATGACCATCCGGGGCATGTACCCGGACTGCTACGAGGAAGTGCTTACGACCGAGCATTTCGAGATCCGGGCGATACACACCACCGAGGGGACCCGGCTCGTCACCGCCGATGGACAGGTCATCGAACCGGAGGGTCTCGATCGGGAGGCGCTGGCGGCCCGGGCGGCCGTCTTCAACTACGCGTATATTCGGGACATGTCCATCCCGCTGCTCCCCGATTCACAGGACACCCCCACCGGCTTCACTATGGACACCGGGGCCAACTTCGGCACACATATCATATTCAATCCCGAGACGTATCTCATCGACGGCTTTTCGCTCTGCACCGGCACGGAAAACCTGACTGTATTTTTTTCCGAATACGACACATTCGAAGGCGTGACGTTTCCCGGCGTCATCGATGTTCGGGGCGATACGGAGATGACCCTTCGCACACGCTCGGTCCTCTTCAATTCGGGCCTCCAGCCCTCCGACTTCATCCTCCCGGCGGAATCCGCCCCGGCGCCGGCAACGACCGTCCGGATATCACTGAACGCAACCCGAAAGAGCCCGATCATACCGGTCAAGGCGGGTAACAAATCCTCCGATCTCCTGCTGGATACAACCTGGGAGACCCTCCCGGTGATACCGAACATGGCTGGCCCTTCGGGAGATGTCTTCTCATACCGTCACGACGGCGAGACGGTCTTTCTTCGGGCGACACCGCCCGTCTCCCTGAAGCTGGGCGACCTCTCTTTCGACACTCCCCTTCTGACCACAGACGGCGCCTCCCCCCTCTTTGATGCGCTCCCCGACGGGGCCGACGGCGTCATCGGCGGGATGCTCCTCCTTTTGGGGCCTGTGATGATCGATCCCGGGAATAGTGAGGTGACGCTTTTTGATCGGGAATCGTTTTCGCCGCCGTCTTTCGGAAAGAAGACCCGGCTCACCGTTGAGGGGTCCACCCCCCTGGTGGCCGGAACGGCGGGGGGGGTGTACGGCTTCTGGATTATCGACACCGGTTTCGACGGATTCGGCTACCTGGCGGATGCCGGCCCCGGCGAAGACCTTCCACAGCAGGAGGGCGACGTGTTCGTCGGTGATATCAACGTGGGTGGTGTGGTTCTTGAGGGTGTGACTCTTACAACCCGTGGATACGTCTCCCCCACCCTGCCGGACGTCCTGGGCGGACTTGGGGTGGAATTTCTCGAGTCTGTCCCTATCGTTTTGGATTATCGGGAGGGGGTAATCTATCTCATAACCGAGAGGAAAGACTGAGTATCAACGCCGGGAGGGGTAAACGGAGCATATCGGCGATGTCGTGCCGTTATCCCGCGGCGAGGGAGACCGTCAAGCACATGAGGGCCAGGGTCGCCGCGACCGGTGTCATCACCCGCCTCTCCCACACGCTTTTCGACGCAAGATTTCCGATCGTACTCAATCCAAAAAGGACCGTCAGCGCCCAGACGACAACGCGAATCGCGTCCGGTCGATCAAAGATACTGACAACACCCGCCCTTTCAAGCACACATAACGCCCCCAGGGCGCATATCGCCGCCGACGCGAGGCTTGCAATGCGAAGACCTATGGGAAACCGCGTGTGCATGCCGCCCCAGGCGAGGCGTCCCAGGGGAACCCCACAGGCCAATACCGCCTGAAAGCAGGCCAGTCCAAGAAGCTCCACCGCGGCGATCCATGCGGCCGTCGATACCATATTCATCTATCCTCCCGGGCATCCAACCCCATGCCGACCGACACCGTCCGGTCACTCTCCCCTGACGCTGTTAAAAAATGAAAGGACGCCCCCCTCTGTGTGAAAGGGGCGTCCGGTCCGTTTCGTTATGCCCTTCCCGTCCGCCTAAAAAAGGTCCCGAACCGCAGGATGCAGCGGAACGATGTATGTATCTGGGTCGTATGGCCCGATGGAGGCGTCGAGCCGCGGCATGTTCCCCCCGGATTCCGGAAATCCGGAGAGAAGGACCTCGGCCACCGTCCGGGCCGCCTCCTCGTCCAGGTCGCTTCGGGAGACGAGAAACTGGGGATATCCCGCGGTTATGAAATCCTCCCGCTGGTAGGGATACAACCCCTCGGCTACCGTCAGGGGAAACACCGTCATCCCCGACGCCTTTATCAGTTCCGTCTCCTCCCCGGTGATGGGAATCAGGTGATACACGTGCCCGGTCTTTCTGAGGATATCGTCGACCAAGGGATTCGGCACAGCCCCCAGGACCACCGCACCGTCGAGAGGCGTATTGATAAAATCGGCCATTACGTCGATGAGCTCCAGCATCGTCATGTCCGACATGAGGCGCTTGGTGCGTATGCCCGCACTTTCAAACAGAAGGTCCACCATTGTATGCTGCCAGCTCCCCTCGTCACCCTGAAAAATCCGCTTGCCTTTCACGTCCGAAATCGTGCCCGTCTTCTCCTTTTTTCTGGTGATTAGGATATGCACCGTGCCGGGCCACACCGGGGCCACGGCGACCACAGACGACGTATCCGTTTCGTTACCCGCCGCAACATCCAGAACCGGCCCCGGCACCAGAGCCATATCAACGTCTCCCGCGAGCAGCATCGTCAGGCTCTGTGTATCGTCACCGGACGTGACGACATCCACCATCACTCCGGCCTCCTCCCACAGCGGCTCGTACTGTTTCCCCGCCAGCCAGAAAAACGAACCCGCCTCCCCCACCGCCAGCCGAAGCGGGACATCTTCTCCGTCCTGGGCCGACGCAATCATACAGGAACATGCGAATATAACGATAAAAACGATACTAAAACGAACTCCCTTCATGGAAATGTTCATTGTACGTCACTCCATACTCTATTAATCCTTCGATAAGAACAATGTCTACATATCACCCGATTGAATACCTCACCCGGCGATCGGTCGCCAATCGCTCGTATGCCGTGTCGCCACAAGGGCATATCGCCGATATAAATCCATCGGTTCGGTCGAATCGAATTCCGTTTTTTCAGGGCACCGGGTCGTGTCCACCCGGATTGAAGGGATTACACCTGAGAATACGCCACGCGCCCATTACTGACCCCTTGATCACGCCGTACTTTTCGATGGCTTCATACGTGTACTGGGAACAACTGGGATAAAAACGGCACACACCGCCGGGCAGAATCCGGGTCATCAGCGGGCTGTGGTCCGGTGAGATCGTATGCTGATAGATGCGTATCATCCCCATGGGGATGAGCCTGATATTATCGACGACCCGAAGGACGAGGGGGCGTCCCTTCTTCACATCAATGAGATCGATCGGGCGAAGCGCCGCCTTCTCGCCGGGAGGGCCGCCCCCGTCGGGCACGGGCGTGTATCCGGAATCGGTTTTTTTCAAAAAAAACCCCCTCCCCCTACCGTCTCAGGTAATGGCAGATGATCATCCGTTGGACCTCGGAAGTACCCGCGCCGATGGAAAACACCTTGGCGTCCCGCATCATCCGCTCCACCCGGAACTCTTTCGTGAATCCGTATCCCCCGTGGACGTGCACCGCGTCGGTGGTGATCCGCATGCACTCGTCGCACGCCATGAGTTTTGCATACGACGCCGCGAGCCGTGCGTTGCCCCCCTTGTCCAGAATCGACGCCGCGTTATAGATGAGCAGCCTCGACGCCTCCAGAGACGTGGCCATATCGGCGATGA is a window encoding:
- a CDS encoding endo alpha-1,4 polygalactosaminidase, translating into MKQAARSVMVCGLLCAVCAGPAPAQETPPIPLHEVKSWGYQLQGLEYPERLGRLAAAGFDMVVVEPMATMDEYAGFDARGMVDRLKSTLASLPGYRSVVLAYVDIGQAEEWRSYFADDWTPPTFFRGGTPDFMVGRDPDGWAGNYPVAYWDFRWKEIVIYGAGSVLDRIIELGFDGIYLDWVEAYDNELVAGRAEDLRLNTAEEMVRFIGEIRAYARGKNPDFLVVPQNAPYLVVNADEYLDVIDAVAVEDLSYSGDGDVEWESRRSGDIETERGMCEWCREDIARVLTIYREAGLPVFTVDYCVDSENAREAIRYSRSLGFVPFVSRTPLDRLPDEI
- a CDS encoding TAXI family TRAP transporter solute-binding subunit, translating into MNISMKGVRFSIVFIVIFACSCMIASAQDGEDVPLRLAVGEAGSFFWLAGKQYEPLWEEAGVMVDVVTSGDDTQSLTMLLAGDVDMALVPGPVLDVAAGNETDTSSVVAVAPVWPGTVHILITRKKEKTGTISDVKGKRIFQGDEGSWQHTMVDLLFESAGIRTKRLMSDMTMLELIDVMADFINTPLDGAVVLGAVPNPLVDDILRKTGHVYHLIPITGEETELIKASGMTVFPLTVAEGLYPYQREDFITAGYPQFLVSRSDLDEEAARTVAEVLLSGFPESGGNMPRLDASIGPYDPDTYIVPLHPAVRDLF
- the yidD gene encoding membrane protein insertion efficiency factor YidD, with the protein product MRLIPMGMIRIYQHTISPDHSPLMTRILPGGVCRFYPSCSQYTYEAIEKYGVIKGSVMGAWRILRCNPFNPGGHDPVP